Proteins encoded by one window of Streptomyces uncialis:
- a CDS encoding SCO6880 family protein — translation MSELVAATPVAPVTVKFPHRSRRGILLGLSLPQLTLVSGALALLMVTVVSTGLTGAAALAPLWAAVAALVFIRRGGRSLIDWAPIVARYAFRRRSGQTKWLARPVSRPRKDGVLHLPGTAASLRVVTPHGSEAAAVHDPHRQTLTAVARISSRAFALLDPATQNANVSGWGRALASVSRTGHIAAIQVLERTVPDSGDTLTRHWVQQGHPDTPVAGQVYADLVASAGPAAAPHESYLVISLDLKAAKRLISQAGGGLPGAFTVMEQTTSSVTQAARGAGLTVNGWLTAPEIAAVIRTAYDPASLSRLQQWSENGRAEATHSAAGPVVQVEEYDRLITDSARHATYWVEDWPRTETSAGFLHGLMFTAGVRRSLSLIYVPKTLEAALRDVQRTKATIIADAAERRRRGMVDSEADSIEYADAKNRERQLIAGHSDVDLTGLITVSAPTDALLDAACATIETAAGSAQVDLRRLDFQQPDAFTTAALPLARIAL, via the coding sequence TTGTCTGAACTTGTCGCAGCCACACCCGTCGCACCGGTGACGGTGAAGTTCCCGCACCGCTCGCGGCGCGGCATCCTCCTGGGCCTGTCGCTGCCCCAGCTGACCCTGGTCTCCGGCGCGCTCGCCCTGCTGATGGTCACCGTCGTGTCCACCGGCCTGACCGGCGCCGCGGCCCTCGCTCCGCTGTGGGCTGCGGTCGCCGCCCTTGTCTTCATCCGCCGCGGCGGGCGTTCGCTGATCGACTGGGCGCCCATCGTCGCGCGTTACGCGTTCCGGCGGCGCTCCGGGCAGACGAAGTGGCTGGCCAGGCCGGTGTCGCGGCCCCGTAAAGACGGCGTCCTCCATCTGCCCGGCACCGCCGCCTCGCTGCGGGTCGTCACCCCGCACGGGTCCGAGGCCGCCGCGGTGCACGACCCGCACCGCCAGACCCTGACCGCCGTCGCCCGCATCTCCTCCCGCGCGTTCGCGCTCCTCGACCCCGCGACACAGAACGCCAACGTGAGCGGCTGGGGTCGGGCGCTGGCGAGCGTCTCCCGCACCGGGCACATCGCCGCGATCCAGGTCCTGGAGCGCACCGTGCCGGACTCCGGCGACACCCTGACCCGGCACTGGGTCCAGCAGGGCCATCCCGACACCCCGGTCGCCGGGCAGGTGTATGCCGACCTCGTCGCCTCCGCCGGACCGGCCGCCGCCCCCCACGAGTCCTACCTCGTCATCTCGCTCGACCTGAAGGCCGCCAAAAGACTGATCAGCCAGGCGGGCGGAGGCTTGCCCGGTGCGTTCACGGTGATGGAGCAGACCACCTCCTCGGTCACACAGGCCGCGCGTGGTGCGGGGCTGACGGTGAACGGGTGGCTGACCGCCCCGGAGATCGCCGCCGTGATCCGTACCGCCTACGATCCGGCGTCCCTGTCCCGGCTGCAGCAGTGGTCCGAGAACGGCCGGGCCGAAGCCACTCACTCAGCCGCCGGGCCGGTCGTCCAGGTCGAGGAGTACGACCGGCTGATCACCGACTCCGCCCGGCACGCCACCTACTGGGTCGAGGACTGGCCGAGAACCGAGACGTCGGCGGGCTTCCTCCACGGGCTGATGTTCACCGCCGGAGTCCGCCGCAGCCTCTCCCTCATCTACGTGCCCAAAACCCTGGAGGCCGCGCTGCGCGATGTGCAGCGCACCAAGGCGACGATCATCGCCGACGCGGCGGAGCGCAGGCGCCGGGGCATGGTCGACTCCGAGGCCGACAGCATCGAGTACGCCGACGCCAAAAACCGTGAGCGGCAGCTGATCGCCGGGCACTCCGACGTCGACCTGACCGGCCTGATCACCGTCTCCGCACCGACCGACGCCCTGCTGGACGCCGCGTGCGCGACCATCGAGACCGCCGCCGGATCCGCCCAGGTAGACCTGCGCAGGCTCGACTTCCAGCAGCCCGACGCCTTCACCACCGCAGCCCTTCCCCTCGCCCGGATCGCCCTGTGA
- the istA gene encoding IS21 family transposase, with the protein MSLSEISRETGLDRKTVRKYLSAPGPATPPSRSPSGRRVRVIDEFGPLIDSMLRAEVLMKAAVIHERLAQEYGFTGNYQRVKLYVQTARPRIAEELGITPKELAGMHRRFEVIPGAQAQVDWGDEGKILAHMGIAKVYSFHMTLSYSRDPFCCFTTSQDLQTFFDCHRRAFAHFGGAPMTIVYDRTKTVVRRHVAPGEAVPLHPEAVGFAGHYDFDIDVLAAYRPQGKGRVERQVLIVRDHVLSGRSFSSLEEMDAAFTAWVPLRRGQIHKTHREVIAERAARDHAALKPLPPTPYLVAERQLRHVGKDCLVAFDGNLYSVPARRVRARQLVEIRATKSQVMLHATLADAHGSTLLAAHPRAIGRGARVVDETHWDGLPTGKNRRTATGDVPVQPRPERPRGEETGPLQALLNRAAATRIEVGRRPLSVYDELTGTRPFTTHRATKESS; encoded by the coding sequence ATGAGCTTGTCGGAGATCTCCAGGGAGACCGGGCTGGACCGCAAGACGGTCCGCAAGTACCTCTCGGCACCGGGGCCGGCGACGCCTCCGAGCCGGTCGCCGAGCGGTCGGCGGGTGAGGGTGATCGACGAGTTCGGGCCGCTGATCGACTCGATGCTCAGGGCCGAAGTCCTGATGAAGGCCGCGGTCATCCACGAGCGGCTGGCCCAGGAGTACGGCTTCACCGGCAACTATCAGCGAGTCAAGCTCTACGTCCAGACGGCCCGGCCCAGAATTGCTGAGGAACTGGGGATCACGCCCAAGGAACTGGCAGGGATGCACCGCCGGTTCGAGGTGATCCCCGGCGCCCAGGCCCAGGTCGACTGGGGCGATGAGGGCAAGATCCTCGCCCACATGGGGATCGCGAAGGTCTACTCCTTCCACATGACGCTCTCGTACTCGCGAGACCCGTTCTGCTGCTTCACCACCAGCCAGGACCTGCAGACGTTCTTCGACTGCCACCGCCGCGCATTCGCCCACTTCGGCGGTGCCCCGATGACGATCGTCTACGACCGGACCAAGACCGTCGTCAGACGGCACGTCGCTCCTGGTGAGGCGGTCCCGCTGCATCCCGAAGCTGTCGGCTTCGCCGGCCACTACGACTTCGACATCGACGTCCTGGCCGCCTACCGGCCGCAGGGCAAGGGCCGGGTCGAGCGACAAGTACTGATCGTCCGCGACCACGTTCTGTCGGGCAGGTCGTTCTCCTCTCTCGAGGAGATGGACGCCGCGTTCACCGCCTGGGTGCCCCTGCGGCGGGGCCAGATCCACAAGACCCACCGGGAGGTCATCGCGGAACGGGCGGCCCGCGATCACGCGGCTCTCAAACCGCTGCCGCCGACCCCCTATCTGGTGGCCGAGCGGCAGCTGCGGCACGTCGGCAAGGACTGCCTGGTCGCCTTCGACGGCAACCTCTACTCCGTGCCGGCCCGCCGAGTCCGCGCTCGCCAGCTGGTCGAGATCCGGGCCACGAAATCCCAGGTCATGCTGCATGCAACCCTCGCCGACGCCCACGGCAGCACGCTCCTGGCCGCACATCCCCGGGCCATCGGCCGCGGTGCCCGTGTCGTCGACGAGACGCACTGGGACGGCCTGCCCACCGGCAAGAACCGCCGGACCGCCACCGGCGACGTCCCGGTTCAGCCTCGCCCCGAACGGCCGCGGGGCGAGGAGACCGGCCCGTTGCAGGCCCTGCTGAACCGGGCCGCGGCCACCCGGATCGAGGTCGGGCGCCGACCATTGTCGGTCTATGACGAGCTGACCGGCACCCGTCCCTTCACCACCCATCGAGCGACGAAGGAATCGTCTTGA
- the istB gene encoding IS21-like element helper ATPase IstB has translation MSELTGNRIRTTASKLGLPHLAETINEFTRRADEAKMGYLDFLDLVLSEELAVRDDRRFRQGLRLSRLPHHKTLDEYDFSFQPDLDPRKVKDLATLSFVEAKANAALLGPPGVGKTHIAVALAVAACRAGYSVYFTSLDDMVRNLKAAEAAGRLANKLGTYLRPGVLVVDEVGYEILERGEANLVFQVISKRYEKGSIILTSNKTFSEWGQVFGDEVLATAILDRLLHHCDVISINGPSYRLKNRLKAIERDTDVA, from the coding sequence TTGAGCGAGCTGACCGGCAACCGCATCCGCACCACGGCCAGCAAGCTCGGCCTGCCCCACCTCGCGGAAACCATCAACGAGTTCACCCGCCGGGCGGACGAGGCGAAGATGGGCTACCTCGACTTCCTCGACCTGGTCCTCTCCGAAGAACTGGCCGTCCGCGACGACCGCCGCTTCCGCCAGGGCCTGCGGCTCTCCCGGCTACCGCACCACAAGACGCTCGATGAATACGACTTCTCGTTCCAGCCCGATCTCGACCCGCGCAAGGTCAAGGACCTGGCCACGCTGTCGTTCGTCGAGGCGAAGGCGAACGCAGCTCTCCTGGGTCCGCCGGGGGTAGGCAAGACACATATTGCTGTCGCTCTGGCTGTCGCGGCCTGCCGGGCCGGCTACTCGGTCTACTTCACAAGCCTCGACGACATGGTCCGCAACCTCAAAGCCGCGGAAGCCGCAGGGCGTCTGGCCAATAAGCTGGGCACCTACCTGCGGCCGGGTGTTCTCGTGGTCGACGAGGTGGGCTACGAGATCCTCGAGCGCGGAGAGGCGAACCTGGTCTTCCAGGTCATCTCAAAGCGGTATGAAAAGGGCTCGATCATCCTGACCTCGAACAAGACCTTCAGCGAATGGGGACAGGTGTTCGGCGACGAAGTCCTCGCCACTGCCATCCTCGACCGGCTCCTGCATCACTGCGACGTGATCTCCATCAACGGCCCCAGCTACCGGCTCAAGAACCGGCTCAAGGCCATCGAGCGGGACACGGACGTAGCCTAA
- a CDS encoding DUF6238 family protein, whose amino-acid sequence MTSPPDASPYLRAATAGLRHHARHLTTTTPCAPRPADRAHLDTLHAHLSALHRLLDQCAEQIRPPHPTAGRHLAAAHTRIWQATAAVHDAFHTLPATPGATGSDCEPERLPQGPTVLTICQRHLAAGHAIRRKTTPTDLTPLHGHTTRAS is encoded by the coding sequence TTGACCTCTCCCCCCGACGCCTCCCCCTACCTCCGGGCGGCGACCGCCGGCCTGCGCCATCACGCCCGGCACCTCACCACCACTACCCCCTGCGCACCGCGGCCGGCGGACCGTGCTCACCTGGACACCCTGCATGCCCATCTCAGCGCGCTGCACCGGCTCCTGGACCAGTGCGCCGAGCAGATCCGGCCCCCGCACCCCACGGCCGGTCGGCACCTCGCCGCCGCGCACACCCGGATCTGGCAGGCGACCGCAGCAGTCCACGACGCCTTCCACACCCTCCCCGCCACCCCCGGCGCGACCGGTTCGGACTGTGAGCCGGAGCGACTGCCGCAAGGCCCGACGGTGCTGACCATCTGCCAGCGTCACCTCGCCGCCGGACACGCCATCCGCCGCAAGACCACCCCCACCGATCTCACCCCGCTCCACGGCCACACCACCCGGGCCTCATGA
- a CDS encoding VirB4 family type IV secretion system protein, whose amino-acid sequence MSHRPSRRARRASASPLFTPHGTDRASRRKARRELAEAAAQARAAASAYSGGQQMAEEEMPPPLYGPGGRPGPASARGSRLRLPAHRMTTATASGAYPFLAEGGLGADGIYIGRDVHAEAAFSFDPFTLYGKIEGFTNPNVLLAGVIGQGKSALAKSFALRSIAFGYRVYVPCDPKGEWTPVATALGGTSIALGPGLPGKLNPLDAAPRPNSVSEADWANEIRKRRLLLLGSLARTVLGRDLAPMEHTALDVALDAVVSHATSTGQPPLLGGIASTLNNPGLLDIAGGTMTGRLGDAARDLAHALRRLVHGDLAGMFDAPSTVTFDPGSPMLTIDLSRLGGAGDDTALVLAMTCASAWMESALTDPDGGRRWIVYDEAWRLMRHPGLLQRMQAQWKLSRGLGIANLMVIHRLSDLLTAGDAGSRGRALAEGLLADCSTRIIYRQETDQIQAAAALLGLTSVETQAIAHLNRGRGLWKVAGRSFIVQHLLHPSERDLFDTDARMH is encoded by the coding sequence ATGAGTCACCGGCCGTCCCGACGCGCCCGACGCGCCAGCGCCTCTCCCCTCTTCACCCCGCACGGCACCGACCGCGCCAGTCGCAGGAAGGCCCGCCGCGAGCTTGCCGAAGCCGCCGCCCAAGCCCGCGCCGCTGCCAGCGCGTACTCCGGCGGACAGCAGATGGCCGAGGAGGAGATGCCGCCCCCGCTCTACGGGCCGGGCGGACGTCCCGGACCCGCGTCCGCCCGCGGCAGCAGACTGCGACTGCCCGCGCACCGCATGACCACGGCCACCGCCAGCGGGGCGTACCCCTTCCTCGCCGAGGGCGGCCTCGGCGCCGACGGCATCTACATCGGCCGCGACGTCCACGCCGAAGCCGCTTTCTCCTTCGACCCGTTCACCCTCTACGGGAAGATCGAGGGCTTCACCAACCCCAACGTGCTGCTGGCCGGGGTGATCGGACAGGGCAAGAGTGCCCTCGCCAAGTCCTTCGCGCTGCGTTCCATCGCCTTCGGCTACCGGGTCTACGTGCCCTGCGACCCGAAGGGCGAGTGGACTCCCGTCGCGACCGCTCTCGGCGGCACCTCCATCGCCCTGGGCCCCGGCCTGCCCGGCAAACTGAACCCCCTCGACGCGGCCCCACGGCCGAACAGTGTGTCGGAGGCGGACTGGGCGAATGAGATCCGCAAACGGCGGCTACTGCTTCTCGGGTCACTGGCAAGGACCGTCCTCGGACGCGACCTCGCGCCGATGGAGCACACCGCCCTCGACGTCGCCCTCGACGCCGTCGTCTCCCACGCCACCAGCACGGGGCAACCCCCGCTGCTCGGCGGCATCGCCTCCACCCTCAACAACCCGGGCCTGCTGGACATCGCCGGCGGCACCATGACCGGACGCCTCGGCGACGCCGCCCGCGACCTCGCCCACGCCCTGCGCCGCCTCGTCCACGGCGACCTCGCCGGGATGTTCGACGCCCCCTCCACCGTCACGTTCGACCCCGGCAGCCCGATGCTCACCATCGATCTGTCCCGCCTCGGCGGCGCCGGCGACGACACCGCCCTCGTCCTCGCCATGACCTGCGCAAGCGCCTGGATGGAGTCGGCGCTGACCGACCCGGACGGCGGCCGGCGCTGGATCGTCTACGACGAAGCCTGGCGACTCATGCGCCACCCCGGCCTCCTCCAGCGCATGCAGGCCCAGTGGAAACTCTCCCGCGGCCTCGGCATCGCCAACCTCATGGTCATCCACCGGCTGTCCGACCTGCTCACCGCAGGGGACGCCGGGTCCCGCGGACGGGCGCTGGCGGAGGGACTCCTCGCCGACTGCTCCACCCGCATCATCTACCGCCAGGAGACCGACCAGATCCAGGCCGCAGCCGCCCTCCTCGGCCTCACCAGCGTCGAAACCCAGGCCATCGCCCACCTCAACCGCGGCCGAGGATTGTGGAAGGTCGCCGGACGGTCCTTCATCGTTCAACATCTTCTGCATCCGAGTGAGCGCGACCTGTTCGACACCGACGCCCGCATGCACTGA
- a CDS encoding MFS transporter, giving the protein MPADGQETAELLERWLEHGTSLTDTVDALAPLPRRQTHTPACRPRAATRAPGKTNRTPPALTDPHRVGSFRPFPTESPPPISAPRSAEQPAPTPPRGPLRVVLARPHVVRLLAATVVGRLPTVMVPVAVILLITTTSGTLATGGLIGAVYSLTAALSQPAKGRLLDRYGPVRVSGPGAALHAATLLALPYAASTHRTGAAAAAMFAALTAPPLEAGLRALWPRILTDPGERRAAVVLDSTCSGLVFITGPLLTGALAAVHSPDAALTMAAVLGAAGAAGVLTSVPARSWRPASRPVRASGRLLTTWLGGLVAVLTGTGLATGAMNVWAVQLADENNDPALTGLVPAVFSLGALIGSVLLAHRLHPGGARRHLVAGAAGLQAAWFVPLLAAHHQPASSVTVAAMAAPGLFHTVVTTSVVLTVQALAPAGRRAEAYAWLILAGGSGHALGTALAGALSAHPLGGPVLPALGAALTLAAALRTPAHTAPNIRS; this is encoded by the coding sequence GTGCCCGCGGACGGACAGGAGACGGCCGAGCTGCTGGAGCGGTGGCTCGAACACGGCACCAGCCTCACGGACACGGTCGACGCTCTCGCCCCCCTACCCCGCCGACAGACCCACACCCCCGCGTGCCGTCCCAGGGCTGCCACCCGGGCCCCCGGCAAGACCAACAGGACCCCGCCCGCACTGACCGACCCGCACCGAGTGGGCTCGTTCCGCCCCTTCCCGACTGAAAGCCCACCACCCATCTCTGCGCCACGCTCCGCCGAACAACCGGCCCCCACACCACCGCGCGGCCCCCTGCGAGTGGTCCTGGCGCGCCCCCATGTCGTCCGGCTGCTGGCCGCCACGGTGGTCGGGCGGCTCCCCACCGTCATGGTGCCGGTCGCGGTCATCCTGCTGATCACCACGACCAGCGGCACTCTCGCCACCGGCGGGCTGATCGGCGCCGTCTACTCCCTGACCGCCGCCCTGTCCCAACCGGCCAAGGGCAGGCTGCTGGACCGGTACGGACCCGTGCGGGTCTCCGGACCGGGCGCCGCTCTGCACGCCGCCACCCTGCTCGCGCTCCCGTACGCCGCCAGCACGCACCGGACCGGCGCCGCGGCAGCGGCGATGTTCGCCGCCCTGACCGCTCCCCCGCTGGAAGCGGGCCTGCGGGCCCTGTGGCCCCGGATACTGACCGACCCCGGCGAACGACGGGCCGCCGTCGTCCTGGACAGCACATGCTCCGGCCTCGTCTTCATCACCGGCCCCCTCCTCACCGGAGCCCTGGCCGCCGTGCACAGCCCCGACGCCGCACTCACCATGGCGGCCGTCCTCGGAGCTGCTGGCGCAGCAGGCGTCCTCACCTCCGTCCCGGCTCGTTCATGGCGCCCGGCAAGCCGCCCGGTACGGGCGTCCGGACGGCTGCTGACCACCTGGCTCGGAGGGCTGGTCGCCGTCCTGACCGGAACGGGCCTCGCGACCGGCGCGATGAACGTGTGGGCCGTCCAACTCGCCGACGAGAACAATGACCCGGCCCTCACCGGACTGGTGCCGGCCGTCTTTTCCCTCGGTGCCCTGATCGGGAGCGTCCTGCTCGCCCACCGCCTCCACCCCGGAGGCGCCCGACGGCACCTGGTCGCCGGCGCGGCTGGACTCCAAGCGGCCTGGTTCGTCCCCCTGCTCGCCGCGCACCACCAGCCGGCGAGCAGCGTCACCGTGGCGGCCATGGCTGCGCCGGGTCTGTTCCACACCGTCGTCACCACCAGCGTCGTCCTCACAGTGCAGGCCCTGGCCCCGGCGGGACGACGGGCGGAAGCGTACGCATGGCTGATCCTTGCCGGCGGCTCCGGGCACGCTCTGGGCACCGCCCTGGCCGGCGCCCTGTCCGCACACCCCCTCGGAGGGCCCGTCCTCCCAGCCCTCGGCGCCGCACTCACCCTCGCCGCGGCCCTCCGCACACCAGCACACACAGCGCCGAACATACGGTCGTGA
- a CDS encoding AAA family ATPase: MARLLTDRPADTQTIGDMARQLGHSHGAVRNAALTLVRRGEADQGGTGQPEFRANAKTAAAAQTAVISPPGTHSPRAQAATARTTLPAAATPRQTGPIRRAGGQVYHPRELADLPDVEALNRLRDADVPVLLYGPPGTGKTSLVEAAFPDLLTVAGDGDTTVGDLVGEYTQDDAGAYVFQYGPLVTAMTEGRALLIDDATLISPKVLAALYPAMDGRRQIQVKAHKGETIKAGPGFYVVAGHNPGVHGAVLTEALASRFSVQIQIGTDYDLALALRVDARVVRVARHLARQVELGELGWAPQLRELLSYQKTEAVLGTKAALANLVGIAPVEDRDAVAAAVIKAAGVAKIAPLTLGKQLPASAARQPPGSTVSAHRGRSR, from the coding sequence GTGGCCCGACTGCTGACCGACCGACCGGCGGACACGCAGACCATCGGGGACATGGCCAGGCAGCTGGGCCACTCCCACGGCGCCGTCCGCAACGCCGCCCTCACCCTGGTGCGACGCGGCGAGGCCGACCAAGGCGGAACCGGACAGCCGGAGTTCCGCGCGAACGCGAAAACCGCCGCAGCCGCGCAGACCGCTGTGATCAGCCCACCAGGCACCCACTCTCCCCGCGCCCAGGCGGCCACGGCCCGCACGACCCTTCCCGCAGCAGCCACGCCCAGGCAGACCGGCCCGATCCGCCGCGCGGGGGGCCAGGTCTACCACCCCCGGGAGCTGGCCGATCTGCCCGACGTCGAGGCGTTGAATCGCTTGCGCGACGCCGACGTGCCGGTGCTGCTCTACGGCCCTCCGGGCACCGGCAAGACGAGTCTGGTCGAGGCGGCGTTCCCGGACCTGCTCACCGTCGCCGGTGACGGCGACACCACGGTCGGCGACCTGGTCGGCGAGTACACACAGGACGACGCGGGAGCCTACGTCTTCCAGTACGGTCCCCTGGTCACCGCGATGACCGAGGGCCGCGCCCTGCTGATCGACGATGCCACCTTGATCTCACCGAAGGTCCTGGCGGCGCTGTATCCCGCGATGGACGGGCGCAGGCAGATCCAGGTCAAGGCCCACAAGGGCGAGACCATCAAGGCCGGGCCGGGCTTCTACGTGGTGGCGGGCCACAATCCCGGCGTTCACGGGGCGGTTTTGACGGAGGCGCTCGCGAGCCGGTTCAGCGTGCAGATCCAGATCGGCACGGACTACGACCTCGCCCTGGCCTTGAGGGTCGACGCCCGGGTGGTCCGGGTCGCCCGACACCTCGCCCGCCAAGTCGAACTCGGCGAGCTGGGATGGGCCCCCCAACTGCGGGAGCTGCTCAGCTACCAGAAGACCGAGGCCGTCCTCGGCACCAAAGCCGCGCTCGCGAACCTCGTCGGCATCGCTCCTGTGGAGGATCGCGACGCCGTCGCCGCCGCCGTCATCAAGGCTGCTGGCGTCGCGAAGATCGCGCCCCTCACCCTCGGCAAGCAGCTCCCCGCCTCAGCCGCCCGGCAGCCCCCGGGCAGCACCGTCTCCGCACACCGGGGCCGCTCGCGATGA
- a CDS encoding vWA domain-containing protein, which produces MSAHHHVQSPATTPDSDADLARWDDDGAPPAQLRSSPDAWLRVGAELGDRLVALSGRQDLLVTCRPGTRSGAPAAFFPTLGEVEFDAGLFAPLKPHEIHPRIVGDEERYPAAWGVFVHEAAHAAHSVWTQPAGADPRVVEAALLLEESRVEGAHLITRPTDRTYLRTSARTLVMPDIAHPTFKGIEQAAAVAALVLGRRDVGILDAGETRAVTDLCERVLGADLLATLTRIWTAAHQCADHDATTMLAHAQKWCGALDTATPALPVPENLTDLLSGAVGVVMDSTAATDAADLAAQAAAANAMAAQSKAQAQDRAQRAGQRRKAAATAKSVFNARGATVTPDGTPAPYGNPVTGTRRPTAAEQSAAARLSRALRAAAYRERTEERTTSPTPPGRLNMRAALARDAQRAAGSVPTAEPFTHTRRRNSPTPPLRVGIAVDVSGSMRAACAPVASAAWIVARAAALTDPDSLTATIAYDRHLTALTRPTHRAPERVTTFDANGGHHNLGDAVDALDHGLELSRPGAGRLLVIVTDARYNSDETAQAVTRVKQLTTAGCAVLQLTLTANSHHLPGTTLLHLPQPSSAPVAIATAATNAIRRTR; this is translated from the coding sequence ATGAGCGCCCACCACCACGTCCAGTCCCCCGCCACCACGCCGGATAGCGACGCCGACCTCGCGCGATGGGACGACGACGGCGCCCCGCCCGCGCAACTCCGTTCCTCCCCGGACGCGTGGCTGCGCGTGGGAGCCGAACTCGGCGACCGGCTGGTCGCCCTCTCCGGCCGCCAGGACCTCCTCGTCACCTGCCGCCCCGGCACGCGCAGCGGCGCACCGGCCGCGTTCTTCCCCACTCTGGGCGAGGTCGAGTTCGACGCCGGCCTGTTCGCCCCGCTTAAGCCCCACGAGATCCATCCGCGGATCGTGGGCGACGAGGAGCGGTATCCCGCCGCCTGGGGAGTGTTCGTCCACGAGGCCGCGCACGCGGCCCACTCCGTCTGGACACAGCCTGCCGGAGCGGACCCCCGTGTCGTCGAGGCCGCGCTCCTGCTGGAGGAGAGCCGCGTCGAAGGCGCACACCTGATCACGCGGCCCACGGACCGCACGTACCTGCGCACCAGTGCCCGAACCCTGGTCATGCCCGACATCGCCCACCCCACCTTTAAGGGCATCGAGCAGGCCGCCGCCGTGGCGGCCCTGGTCCTCGGCCGCCGTGACGTCGGCATCCTGGACGCCGGGGAGACCCGGGCCGTCACCGATCTGTGCGAAAGGGTGCTGGGCGCAGACCTGCTGGCCACCCTCACCCGCATCTGGACCGCAGCCCACCAGTGCGCCGACCACGACGCCACGACCATGCTCGCGCACGCTCAAAAATGGTGCGGCGCTCTCGACACCGCGACCCCCGCCCTGCCCGTGCCGGAGAACCTCACCGATCTGCTGTCCGGCGCCGTGGGGGTCGTCATGGACAGCACGGCAGCCACCGACGCCGCCGACCTCGCGGCACAGGCCGCAGCGGCCAACGCCATGGCCGCGCAGTCCAAGGCGCAGGCTCAGGACCGCGCCCAGCGGGCCGGCCAGCGACGCAAAGCCGCCGCCACCGCCAAGTCGGTCTTCAACGCCCGCGGCGCCACCGTCACCCCCGACGGCACACCGGCGCCCTACGGCAACCCGGTCACCGGCACCCGCAGGCCCACCGCCGCCGAGCAGAGTGCCGCCGCGCGCCTGAGCCGCGCCCTGCGCGCCGCCGCCTACCGCGAGCGGACCGAGGAGCGGACCACCAGCCCCACCCCGCCCGGCCGCCTCAACATGCGCGCGGCCCTCGCCCGCGACGCTCAGCGCGCGGCCGGGTCGGTCCCCACCGCGGAACCGTTCACCCACACCCGCCGCCGGAACTCCCCCACCCCACCGCTGCGTGTGGGTATCGCCGTCGACGTCTCCGGCTCCATGCGTGCCGCCTGCGCGCCCGTCGCGTCCGCCGCCTGGATCGTGGCACGCGCAGCAGCCCTGACCGACCCCGACTCCCTTACCGCCACCATCGCCTATGACAGGCACCTCACCGCATTGACCCGACCCACCCACCGAGCACCAGAGCGCGTGACGACGTTCGATGCCAACGGCGGCCACCACAACCTCGGCGACGCCGTCGACGCACTCGACCACGGCCTCGAACTCAGCCGCCCCGGTGCCGGCCGCCTCCTCGTGATCGTCACCGACGCCCGGTACAACAGCGACGAAACCGCTCAAGCCGTCACCCGCGTCAAGCAGCTCACGACCGCCGGCTGCGCCGTACTCCAGCTCACCCTCACCGCGAATTCCCACCACTTGCCGGGGACCACCTTGCTGCACCTGCCCCAGCCCTCCAGCGCTCCCGTCGCCATCGCCACTGCGGCCACAAACGCCATCCGCAGGACACGCTGA
- a CDS encoding DUF317 domain-containing protein gives MSKQFWDERNARPQQHYLVEPRYLAGGGDLRHVTEYLRASGWKDLSRAGGPIVFDSPDRTVRLGFDPLVRPGGWTIRGKASGHQETWHAALGHQTPVEIVAGFTDALTRSGSAHAPNPWAPLERQGWEAKPGPQVTAVSPDQNAWMQWHESGAGEAHWWASARTEHGTAWHAVFSPTTPMHLVEAFSAALADPKPVMRPRGMFPPSTRIRTTSVSVRPAELSAWQQARITAARAAVWARSNWAGARPRTTTPAAVPYSPTGQAHARR, from the coding sequence GTGAGCAAGCAGTTCTGGGACGAGCGGAACGCCCGGCCCCAGCAGCACTACCTCGTCGAGCCCCGGTACCTGGCCGGCGGAGGTGACCTGCGGCATGTGACCGAGTACCTGCGCGCCTCCGGCTGGAAGGACCTCTCCAGGGCCGGCGGGCCGATCGTCTTCGACAGCCCCGACAGGACTGTGCGTCTCGGCTTCGACCCGCTCGTCCGGCCCGGCGGCTGGACCATCCGCGGCAAGGCCAGCGGCCACCAGGAGACGTGGCACGCCGCCCTCGGTCACCAGACTCCGGTGGAGATCGTCGCCGGGTTCACCGACGCGCTCACCCGGTCGGGCTCCGCCCACGCCCCCAACCCGTGGGCGCCCCTGGAACGCCAGGGGTGGGAGGCCAAGCCGGGCCCGCAGGTCACCGCTGTCAGCCCTGACCAGAATGCCTGGATGCAGTGGCACGAGTCCGGGGCGGGCGAGGCGCACTGGTGGGCCTCGGCACGTACCGAGCACGGCACGGCGTGGCACGCGGTCTTCAGCCCCACCACCCCGATGCACCTGGTGGAGGCGTTCAGCGCGGCGCTGGCCGACCCGAAGCCGGTGATGCGGCCGCGCGGGATGTTCCCGCCCAGCACCCGGATCCGCACCACCTCCGTCTCCGTCCGGCCCGCAGAGCTGTCCGCGTGGCAACAGGCACGCATCACCGCCGCCCGCGCCGCCGTCTGGGCACGGAGCAACTGGGCCGGGGCCCGCCCCCGCACCACCACGCCCGCCGCAGTTCCGTACTCACCTACCGGGCAGGCCCACGCGCGCCGCTGA